Proteins found in one Bartonella krasnovii genomic segment:
- a CDS encoding helix-turn-helix domain-containing protein: MTETRKKPDPIDIYVGTRIRLRRNILGLTQEKLGEKLGITFQQIQKYEKGTNRIGASRLQAIAEIMDVPVSYFFDKGLTSQQVEGFAESDHNFMDFCSSNEGIQLMRAFTNISDAKVRRKIIDLAKALSEEDLADKL, encoded by the coding sequence ATGACCGAAACTAGAAAAAAACCTGACCCTATAGATATCTATGTTGGAACTCGTATCCGTTTACGTCGTAATATTTTAGGACTTACTCAAGAAAAACTAGGTGAAAAATTAGGTATTACTTTTCAGCAAATCCAAAAATATGAAAAAGGAACAAACCGTATTGGTGCTAGTCGTCTTCAAGCGATAGCAGAAATTATGGATGTTCCTGTTTCTTACTTTTTTGATAAAGGTCTTACCTCCCAACAGGTAGAGGGCTTTGCTGAAAGTGATCACAATTTTATGGACTTTTGTTCTAGCAACGAAGGTATCCAGCTCATGCGGGCTTTTACGAATATATCTGATGCTAAAGTGCGTCGCAAAATCATTGACTTGGCAAAAGCGCTTTCTGAGGAAGATTTGGCAGATAAGCTATAA
- a CDS encoding RNA-binding protein yields the protein MNERTCIVTRQNASAQTLIRFVIGPNNQIVPDLKANLPGRGVWISAHHAVIDKAIKQKAFHKNFKTDVEVAPNLVHIVDTLLLKAALSSLSMARKAGAVVIGATKVDAAIRSGQVILVLHAKETTEDGKRKIAQAIHTIQQQTNRTIKTISLFTSDEMCVAFGSNPVMHAALLDTKAAEGFLKTTYKLISYRDDKHSKHGEMTAQAVKEVQ from the coding sequence ATGAATGAACGGACTTGCATTGTGACCAGGCAAAATGCTTCAGCACAAACGCTGATCCGCTTTGTTATTGGTCCCAATAACCAAATTGTTCCTGATCTTAAAGCGAATTTACCAGGGCGTGGCGTTTGGATTTCTGCTCATCATGCTGTTATTGATAAAGCGATCAAACAGAAAGCTTTTCATAAAAATTTTAAAACAGATGTTGAGGTTGCACCAAATCTTGTGCATATTGTTGATACGCTTTTACTCAAAGCTGCTCTTTCAAGCCTTTCCATGGCAAGAAAAGCAGGAGCTGTTGTTATAGGAGCAACCAAAGTTGACGCTGCTATCCGCTCTGGTCAAGTTATTCTTGTACTTCATGCTAAAGAAACAACAGAAGATGGAAAACGAAAAATTGCACAGGCCATCCATACAATACAACAACAAACAAATCGGACGATAAAAACAATATCTTTATTTACAAGTGATGAAATGTGTGTGGCTTTTGGCTCTAATCCTGTCATGCATGCAGCCTTATTGGACACAAAGGCTGCGGAAGGATTTCTTAAGACGACATATAAATTGATCAGCTATCGTGATGACAAGCATAGTAAACACGGTGAGATGACGGCACAAGCCGTGAAGGAAGTACAATGA
- the lnt gene encoding apolipoprotein N-acyltransferase, giving the protein MRSLKTMQSLENSRAFLNNFIVFSLSVTGWKRQVGIFLCGALTSFALPPFYLTPLCFLTFPIFIVFLDSIQSSPNNKKYFFTYALSCGTFGFSYFICGLWWLCNALLTDPDSFGWAVPLAILFPPLYLSLYWFLSGFIVGLLWTKGIARFFVLAFALGLAEWLRAFLFTGFPWNALGYTAMPTPMFMQTDAIVGLYGMNILAVLTYSLPTVLLTDEKKKAALFLCLALIFIHSGFGFYRLHTIEDTTEDQKNNYWVRIVQPSIQQNIKLRDNTREAMLEAHMHLSATPITGKNPEPNFIVWPEASVPYLLYDNSSVTMHIASLLKPKQWAIIGAIRASDDLSHSKTQYFNTIAVINAQGNILHTSDKLHLVPFGEYLPYQNLLKKIGLRILADNIGGYSAAQVRKTVTMPNGFSYLPLICYEAIFPHEMTFKGSPPQAIINVTNDAWFGVTPGPYQHLQQAQLRAVELGIPLIRAANNGISAVIDSYGRIVVALQQNAVGIIDSKIPSSITPIGSNEYRTFSTFILFILMLLCRIGFGFTKQLK; this is encoded by the coding sequence ATGAGAAGCTTGAAAACAATGCAATCTCTAGAGAATAGTCGAGCGTTTTTAAACAATTTTATTGTTTTTTCGCTCTCTGTTACCGGCTGGAAGCGGCAGGTGGGGATATTTCTGTGTGGTGCTCTTACTTCCTTTGCTCTTCCACCCTTTTATTTAACACCTCTTTGCTTTCTAACTTTTCCTATTTTTATTGTTTTTCTTGATTCAATACAGTCCTCCCCAAACAATAAAAAATATTTTTTTACCTATGCTTTAAGCTGTGGGACCTTTGGTTTTAGTTATTTTATTTGCGGACTTTGGTGGCTCTGCAATGCTTTGTTAACAGATCCAGATTCTTTTGGTTGGGCAGTCCCTCTCGCCATTTTATTTCCTCCTCTCTACCTTTCTCTTTATTGGTTTCTTTCTGGTTTCATTGTCGGTTTATTATGGACAAAAGGAATAGCACGCTTTTTTGTTTTAGCCTTTGCCTTAGGATTGGCCGAATGGTTGCGTGCATTCTTATTCACAGGATTTCCATGGAATGCTCTTGGCTATACAGCCATGCCAACCCCGATGTTCATGCAGACTGATGCAATCGTGGGACTTTATGGAATGAATATTCTTGCCGTCTTAACCTACAGCTTGCCAACAGTTTTACTCACGGATGAAAAAAAGAAAGCAGCACTTTTTCTTTGCTTAGCACTCATATTCATTCACAGTGGTTTTGGATTTTATCGTCTCCATACGATAGAGGATACAACTGAAGATCAAAAGAACAATTATTGGGTTCGCATTGTTCAACCTTCTATCCAACAAAATATAAAATTGCGCGATAATACACGAGAAGCTATGTTGGAAGCGCATATGCATCTGAGTGCAACACCGATAACTGGTAAAAATCCAGAACCCAATTTTATCGTATGGCCCGAAGCATCCGTTCCTTACCTTCTCTATGATAACTCATCTGTCACAATGCATATTGCCTCTCTTTTAAAACCTAAACAATGGGCTATTATCGGAGCTATACGCGCCAGTGATGATCTTTCTCATTCCAAAACACAATATTTTAATACAATTGCAGTCATTAATGCTCAAGGGAATATTTTACACACTTCTGATAAACTCCATTTGGTTCCTTTTGGTGAATATCTTCCCTATCAGAATTTATTAAAAAAGATTGGATTGCGTATTCTTGCTGATAATATTGGTGGATATAGTGCTGCACAAGTGCGCAAAACTGTCACAATGCCAAACGGATTTTCTTATCTCCCACTGATTTGTTATGAAGCAATATTTCCTCATGAAATGACTTTTAAAGGTTCCCCACCTCAAGCAATCATTAATGTTACAAATGATGCGTGGTTTGGTGTAACACCAGGTCCCTATCAACATCTTCAACAAGCACAACTTCGTGCCGTTGAACTGGGAATTCCCCTCATACGAGCAGCCAATAATGGAATATCAGCTGTTATTGATTCTTATGGACGAATCGTTGTAGCTCTTCAACAAAATGCTGTGGGCATTATTGATTCAAAAATTCCATCATCCATTACTCCTATAGGAAGCAATGAATATAGAACTTTCTCTACTTTTATCTTATTTATCCTTATGCTATTGTGTCGTATTGGTTTTGGTTTTACAAAACAACTTAAATGA
- a CDS encoding PhoH family protein, with translation MRNIYVDMENRLKASNEKIKCVKEKTNADVEKIDPLEQESASDTSQVVLIFENNKYAKAVFGKFDENLAYIEKKLKLSIHPRGNEILIHGNVSVIKHAQYVLQQLYERAKTHQELTLSDIKGAIAMATIPQTQKEDTITHKSATKRISARLSTHKKIIHARTPTQDAYIRAMEHTELVFGIGPAGTGKTYLAVAHAAMLLERGIIERIILSRPAVEAGEHLGFLPGDLKEKVDPYLRPLYDALYDMMPAEKIERILASGVIEIAPLAFMRGRTLSHAAVILDEAQNTTPMQMKMFLTRLGEGTRMIVTGDVSQIDLPMGQKSGLIEAIRILSNVENIAIVRFEEKDVVRHPLVAAIVYAYDRDSEIQNIKKSRAYDTLKNEFDSS, from the coding sequence ATGCGTAATATTTATGTAGATATGGAGAATAGGCTGAAAGCTTCAAATGAAAAAATAAAGTGCGTTAAAGAAAAAACAAATGCTGACGTTGAAAAAATTGATCCCTTGGAACAAGAAAGCGCTTCAGATACGAGTCAAGTTGTTTTGATTTTCGAAAATAATAAATATGCAAAAGCGGTTTTTGGTAAATTTGACGAGAATCTTGCTTATATCGAAAAAAAACTCAAACTGAGTATTCATCCGCGTGGTAATGAAATCTTAATCCATGGAAATGTTTCTGTTATAAAGCATGCGCAATATGTATTGCAGCAACTTTATGAACGTGCAAAAACACATCAAGAGCTCACTTTATCAGATATAAAAGGAGCGATTGCTATGGCAACTATACCACAGACGCAAAAAGAAGACACGATAACACACAAATCTGCAACGAAACGTATATCAGCACGGTTGAGTACCCATAAAAAAATAATTCATGCAAGGACTCCAACACAAGATGCTTACATACGCGCTATGGAGCATACTGAACTTGTGTTTGGTATAGGGCCAGCGGGAACAGGAAAAACCTATCTTGCTGTTGCTCATGCTGCAATGCTTCTAGAGCGTGGTATCATTGAGCGAATTATTCTCTCGCGTCCTGCTGTTGAAGCTGGAGAACATCTGGGGTTTCTTCCTGGTGATCTCAAAGAAAAAGTCGATCCCTATTTACGACCACTTTATGATGCACTTTATGATATGATGCCTGCTGAAAAAATAGAACGCATTTTAGCTTCTGGTGTCATAGAAATTGCTCCTCTTGCCTTTATGCGCGGGCGAACGCTTTCCCATGCTGCTGTTATTCTTGATGAGGCACAAAATACGACACCCATGCAAATGAAAATGTTCCTCACACGTCTTGGGGAAGGAACGCGTATGATCGTTACCGGTGATGTAAGCCAAATTGATTTGCCTATGGGGCAAAAATCAGGTCTCATTGAAGCAATCCGTATTCTTTCAAATGTAGAAAATATCGCAATTGTGCGCTTTGAGGAAAAAGATGTTGTACGCCACCCGCTCGTTGCTGCTATCGTTTATGCTTATGATCGTGATTCTGAAATACAAAATATAAAAAAATCACGCGCATATGATACATTAAAAAATGAATTTGATTCATCATGA
- a CDS encoding tRNA (guanine(46)-N(7))-methyltransferase TrmB, with product MIKYNTRKSEAFFGRRQGKQLRNSQLVRIKTLLPNFNIDLNVPPPSNLTSLFSSKVKEIRLEIGFGGGEHLLHEMEHFPQTGFIGIEPFINGIAKILSSLEQHTHHQNHLRLYNDDATHLLDWLPDNSLDGIDLFYPDPWPKKKHWKRRFINIKNLNRFARVLKMGKKFRFASDIDSYVNWTLYHCAHHDHFEWNAESPQDWKTPYPLWKGTRYEAKALREGRTPTYLTFIKK from the coding sequence ATGATTAAATATAATACACGCAAGAGTGAAGCCTTTTTTGGTCGCCGACAAGGAAAGCAGCTACGAAACAGTCAGCTTGTGCGTATAAAAACGCTTCTCCCCAATTTTAATATTGATTTAAATGTCCCCCCTCCCTCAAATCTTACATCCTTATTTTCAAGCAAAGTAAAAGAAATTCGACTTGAAATTGGCTTTGGTGGTGGTGAACATTTACTCCATGAAATGGAGCATTTTCCGCAAACCGGTTTTATCGGCATCGAGCCCTTTATCAATGGCATAGCAAAAATATTGTCCTCCCTTGAACAGCATACACACCATCAAAATCATCTTCGCCTTTATAATGATGATGCTACACACCTGCTTGATTGGCTCCCTGATAACTCACTTGATGGCATAGATCTTTTCTATCCTGATCCTTGGCCGAAAAAGAAACACTGGAAACGACGTTTCATCAATATAAAAAATCTTAACCGTTTTGCTCGCGTTCTTAAAATGGGAAAAAAATTTCGCTTTGCTAGCGATATAGATAGTTATGTAAACTGGACCCTCTATCATTGTGCACACCATGATCACTTTGAATGGAACGCTGAAAGCCCCCAAGATTGGAAGACCCCTTATCCACTATGGAAAGGAACCCGCTATGAAGCAAAAGCTTTACGCGAAGGACGAACGCCTACCTATCTCACTTTTATCAAGAAATAA
- the metK gene encoding methionine adenosyltransferase, whose protein sequence is MPHQDYLFTSESVSEGHPDKICDRISDEIVDMIYKEAQKTGTDPWLVRVACETLVSVNRVVIAGEVRVPDTLLKKDKNKEFIYDKTGFPLINPTRFRTAARRAIRAIGYEQTGFHWKTVKIDVLLRPQSADIARGVDNATDRHGEEGAGDQGIMFGYACRETPDLMPAPIYYAHKILKLLAAARHKGEGETSKLGPDAKSQITIRYKNGKPIEVTSIVLSTQHLDESWDSNKVRAVVEPYIRQALHDIPIAAQCSWYINPTGKFVIGGPQSDAGLTGRKIIVDTYGGAAPHGGGAFSGKDTTKVDRSAAYAARYLAKNIVAAHLAERCTIQLSYAIGIAQPLSIYLNLHGTGKVDEKVIEVAIRKIMDLSPTGIRKHLDLNKPIYTKTAAYGHFGRKPKHDGSFSWEKTDLVKTLQTMIKIP, encoded by the coding sequence ATGCCGCATCAAGATTATCTTTTTACGAGCGAATCGGTATCGGAAGGACATCCTGATAAAATTTGTGATCGTATTTCTGATGAAATCGTTGATATGATCTATAAAGAAGCGCAAAAAACTGGGACTGATCCATGGTTAGTGCGCGTTGCTTGTGAAACTCTCGTCAGCGTAAACCGTGTTGTTATTGCCGGTGAAGTTCGTGTTCCCGATACGCTCTTAAAAAAAGATAAAAATAAAGAATTTATCTATGATAAAACTGGCTTCCCACTCATTAACCCTACGCGATTTCGGACAGCAGCGCGCCGTGCTATTCGCGCTATTGGCTATGAACAAACAGGCTTCCATTGGAAAACCGTAAAAATTGATGTTCTTTTGCGCCCTCAATCCGCTGATATTGCAAGAGGTGTTGATAATGCAACAGATCGGCATGGTGAAGAAGGAGCAGGTGATCAAGGCATCATGTTTGGGTATGCTTGCCGTGAAACGCCTGACCTTATGCCTGCGCCAATTTATTATGCGCATAAGATTCTCAAACTTCTTGCCGCAGCCCGCCATAAAGGAGAAGGAGAAACGAGTAAATTAGGACCAGACGCTAAAAGCCAAATCACCATACGCTATAAAAATGGAAAACCTATAGAGGTAACATCCATCGTTCTTTCAACACAGCATCTTGACGAAAGTTGGGATTCCAATAAAGTCCGTGCAGTCGTTGAGCCTTATATTCGTCAAGCTTTACATGATATTCCCATTGCTGCTCAATGCAGTTGGTATATTAACCCAACAGGAAAATTTGTCATTGGTGGCCCTCAAAGCGATGCTGGATTGACGGGACGCAAAATTATCGTGGATACTTATGGAGGTGCAGCCCCCCATGGAGGCGGTGCTTTTTCAGGAAAAGATACAACAAAAGTTGATCGTTCTGCCGCGTATGCGGCACGCTATCTAGCTAAGAATATTGTCGCTGCTCATTTAGCAGAGCGATGCACGATTCAACTTTCCTATGCAATTGGAATTGCACAACCTTTGTCGATTTATCTTAATCTTCATGGAACAGGAAAAGTTGATGAAAAGGTTATTGAAGTAGCCATTCGCAAAATAATGGACCTCTCCCCTACTGGAATTCGAAAACACCTTGACCTTAATAAACCGATCTACACAAAAACAGCAGCTTACGGTCATTTTGGGAGAAAACCAAAACATGATGGTTCATTTTCATGGGAAAAAACGGATCTCGTGAAAACGCTTCAAACAATGATCAAAATCCCATGA
- a CDS encoding hemolysin family protein: protein MANRINTQNNSQTSSNNEKDHSQQTNHTEKYSLINHLFSFLRGRNCASTSLRDDLAVALTTNSEKDTALFSPEERTMLHNILRLREARVDDVMIPRSEIEALEINTSLGEALKCFAKIGHSRIPVYAETLDDPRGMIHIRDILNYMTRFIINPTKIDQKSDLLQLNHTDLHTPIGELDLIRTVLFVPSSMLASKLLTRMQTTRTQMALVIDEHGGTDGLVSMEDIVELVVGDIEDEHDHVDNAIVREHNNKWLVDARTELEDVEKALGPDFIVGEYGDEVDTIGGLIVSILDRIPAKGEVVEAVPGYKFRILEADKRRIKRLRIFRIPENEKLENNAISRE, encoded by the coding sequence ATGGCCAACAGAATAAATACACAAAACAATAGTCAAACATCTTCTAATAATGAAAAAGATCACTCTCAACAGACGAATCATACAGAAAAATATTCCCTGATAAATCATTTGTTTTCATTCTTACGGGGTCGTAATTGTGCATCTACATCACTGCGCGATGATCTTGCCGTTGCACTTACTACTAACAGTGAAAAAGATACCGCCCTCTTCTCACCTGAAGAACGTACTATGCTGCATAATATTTTACGCTTGCGTGAAGCACGCGTGGATGATGTTATGATACCGCGTTCTGAAATTGAAGCATTGGAAATAAATACCTCGCTTGGAGAAGCCCTTAAATGTTTCGCAAAAATTGGTCATTCTCGCATACCTGTTTATGCTGAAACTTTAGATGATCCACGTGGCATGATCCATATCCGCGATATTCTTAATTATATGACTCGCTTCATTATAAACCCTACAAAAATTGATCAAAAATCTGATTTGCTTCAATTAAACCATACAGATTTACATACCCCTATCGGTGAATTAGATTTGATCCGAACCGTTCTCTTTGTTCCCAGTTCTATGCTTGCAAGCAAATTATTAACACGGATGCAAACCACACGAACACAAATGGCTTTAGTTATTGATGAACATGGGGGTACAGATGGTCTCGTTTCAATGGAGGATATTGTTGAATTGGTCGTTGGTGATATCGAAGATGAACATGATCATGTCGACAATGCTATCGTACGAGAACACAACAATAAATGGCTTGTTGATGCAAGAACTGAATTAGAAGATGTAGAGAAAGCTCTTGGACCTGATTTTATCGTAGGAGAATATGGTGATGAAGTTGATACTATTGGTGGTTTAATTGTCTCCATTCTTGATCGTATTCCTGCAAAAGGAGAAGTTGTCGAAGCTGTCCCTGGCTATAAATTTCGCATTTTAGAAGCTGATAAACGCCGAATTAAGCGGTTGCGCATTTTTCGCATTCCAGAAAATGAGAAGCTTGAAAACAATGCAATCTCTAGAGAATAG
- the rimP gene encoding ribosome maturation factor RimP, with translation MNEAEKISNLDEPRLFEEDGIEARVAVLVIPLLKPLGFRLVRVKLLGQNGLTLQIMVERADGSLTVEDCETVSRTVSPLLDVENVIERKYHLEISSPGIDRPLVRKSDFFHWQGHLAKIETKTAIDGRRKFRGTLTNITQDGFILNTDKAAYGEAMYTSISFCDITSAHLVLTDELIRDALKKNKDLSQQFIPEDNPTDSIQTLNFKK, from the coding sequence ATGAACGAAGCTGAAAAAATAAGCAATCTTGATGAGCCACGCCTTTTTGAAGAAGACGGTATCGAGGCGCGGGTTGCTGTTCTTGTCATACCATTGCTTAAGCCTTTAGGTTTCCGTTTGGTTCGTGTGAAGCTTCTTGGACAAAATGGTTTAACACTTCAGATTATGGTTGAACGGGCTGATGGTTCTCTAACCGTAGAGGATTGTGAAACTGTTAGTCGGACTGTTTCCCCTCTCCTTGATGTGGAGAATGTTATTGAACGTAAATATCATTTAGAAATCTCGTCTCCTGGAATTGATCGTCCATTGGTAAGAAAATCCGATTTTTTTCATTGGCAAGGACATCTTGCAAAAATTGAAACCAAAACAGCCATTGATGGACGCCGAAAATTTCGTGGAACACTTACCAATATCACGCAAGATGGATTTATTTTAAACACTGATAAAGCTGCTTACGGAGAAGCCATGTATACCTCTATTTCCTTTTGTGATATCACAAGCGCGCATTTAGTACTTACCGATGAGCTTATTCGCGATGCATTGAAAAAAAATAAAGATTTAAGTCAACAATTCATTCCCGAAGATAATCCTACAGACTCAATACAGACGCTCAATTTCAAAAAATAA
- the nusA gene encoding transcription termination factor NusA has translation MATSANRLEILQIADAVAREKSIDREIVISAMADAIQKAARSRYGQETNIRAEINSKTGEIKLQRLLKIVDVVEDYTTEITLSDALKRQENAKIGDFFADLLPPMDFGRIAAQSAKQVIVQKVRDAERDQQYEEFKNKVGEIISGTVKRVEYGNVIVDLGRGEAIVRRDELIPRESFRYGDRIRAFVNDVHRETRGPQIFLSRTHPQFMVKLFTMEVPEIYDGIIEIKSVARDPGSRAKIAVVSRDGSIDPVGACVGMRGSRVQAVVAELQGEKIDIIPWSPDAATFVVNALQPAEVSKIILDEDAERIEVIVPDDQLSLAIGRRGQNVRLASQLTGWNIDILTEKEESENRQKEFTERSKLFMEALEVDEMIGQVMASEGFSSIEEIAYIDLEEIASIDGFDHDTAAEIQSRAREYLEHQEKELDEKSKKLGVSDELRTLPGMTSAMLVAVGEDGVKTIEDFAGYAVDDLTGWRERKEGQTKSFSGILTPFDITRADAEAMVLAARVQAGWIDQADLITENPVEDENSAENEKTDDLDVDTL, from the coding sequence ATGGCTACAAGCGCTAACAGGCTTGAAATTCTGCAAATTGCAGATGCTGTTGCACGTGAAAAGTCTATCGACCGTGAAATTGTTATTTCTGCGATGGCTGACGCTATTCAGAAAGCAGCACGTTCTCGTTATGGTCAAGAAACCAATATTCGTGCTGAAATAAATTCCAAAACAGGTGAAATTAAATTACAACGCCTGCTTAAAATTGTTGATGTTGTTGAAGACTATACAACGGAAATTACTTTGTCCGATGCACTCAAACGTCAAGAAAATGCAAAAATTGGTGATTTTTTTGCTGATCTTTTACCTCCTATGGATTTTGGACGCATCGCGGCACAATCTGCTAAACAGGTGATTGTACAAAAAGTACGCGACGCAGAACGTGATCAGCAATATGAAGAATTTAAAAATAAAGTTGGTGAAATTATTTCTGGTACAGTCAAGCGTGTGGAATATGGCAACGTTATCGTTGATTTAGGACGCGGTGAAGCTATTGTGCGTCGTGATGAACTCATTCCCCGTGAATCCTTCCGCTATGGAGACCGTATTCGTGCTTTTGTCAATGATGTACACCGTGAAACGCGTGGACCTCAAATTTTCCTTTCACGCACCCATCCTCAATTTATGGTAAAACTTTTTACGATGGAAGTTCCAGAAATTTATGATGGTATTATAGAAATCAAATCAGTTGCCCGTGATCCAGGTTCACGAGCCAAAATCGCCGTTGTTTCACGCGATGGTTCCATTGATCCTGTTGGAGCCTGTGTGGGAATGCGAGGAAGCCGCGTACAAGCTGTTGTTGCAGAGTTACAAGGTGAAAAAATTGATATTATTCCTTGGTCGCCTGATGCTGCAACATTTGTCGTTAATGCTCTGCAACCTGCTGAAGTTTCTAAAATCATTCTTGATGAAGATGCGGAACGCATTGAAGTCATTGTTCCAGATGATCAACTCAGCCTTGCTATTGGACGACGCGGACAGAATGTTCGTTTAGCTTCGCAACTAACGGGATGGAATATTGATATTTTAACGGAAAAAGAAGAATCTGAAAATCGTCAAAAAGAATTTACTGAACGCAGTAAATTGTTTATGGAAGCCTTAGAGGTTGACGAAATGATCGGACAGGTTATGGCTTCAGAGGGTTTTTCTTCTATTGAAGAAATCGCCTATATTGATCTTGAAGAGATTGCTTCTATTGATGGTTTTGACCATGATACCGCTGCGGAGATCCAAAGTCGGGCCCGCGAATATCTCGAACATCAGGAAAAAGAACTTGATGAAAAAAGTAAAAAGCTTGGGGTTTCTGACGAATTGCGAACACTTCCTGGAATGACAAGTGCTATGCTGGTTGCTGTGGGAGAGGATGGTGTAAAAACAATAGAAGACTTTGCTGGCTATGCCGTTGATGATTTAACTGGTTGGAGAGAACGCAAAGAAGGACAAACAAAAAGTTTTTCTGGTATTTTAACCCCTTTTGACATTACACGCGCGGACGCAGAAGCTATGGTTTTAGCAGCACGTGTACAAGCAGGCTGGATAGACCAAGCTGATCTTATTACAGAAAATCCTGTAGAAGATGAAAATTCTGCAGAAAATGAAAAAACAGATGATTTGGATGTGGATACACTTTAA
- the ybeY gene encoding rRNA maturation RNase YbeY, protein MIIIDIMIKSVGWNDEEMLYNITEKALTITMHHVSLENVVSEISLLFTDDEHMAQINAQWRGKNKSTNVLSFPAFPIKAGDPPGPMLGDIIIARETVVLEAEKQGKTFQDHLTHMIVHGILHLLGYDHETNDEAHQMEMLEREILQKLSIRDPYAELSINDKI, encoded by the coding sequence ATGATTATTATTGATATAATGATTAAAAGCGTAGGGTGGAATGATGAGGAAATGCTTTATAATATCACCGAAAAAGCATTAACGATAACAATGCATCATGTTTCATTGGAAAATGTTGTAAGCGAGATTAGCCTGCTTTTTACTGATGATGAACATATGGCACAAATCAATGCTCAATGGCGGGGTAAGAATAAATCTACCAATGTATTATCCTTTCCAGCATTCCCAATTAAAGCTGGAGACCCTCCTGGTCCCATGCTGGGTGATATTATTATTGCGCGAGAAACTGTTGTGCTCGAAGCAGAAAAACAAGGAAAAACCTTTCAAGACCATTTAACGCATATGATCGTTCATGGTATCTTGCATCTGCTTGGCTATGACCATGAAACCAATGATGAAGCTCATCAAATGGAAATGCTCGAAAGAGAAATCCTTCAAAAGCTCTCCATAAGAGATCCTTACGCTGAGTTATCTATAAATGATAAAATTTAA